In the Pseudanabaena sp. PCC 7367 genome, one interval contains:
- the hemF gene encoding oxygen-dependent coproporphyrinogen oxidase, with protein MTSTAPALPKVPTDSKERISQFMQSLQDDICAGLETVDGGAEFKQDTWERPEGGGGRSRVIENGNIFEKGGVNFSEVYGSHLPPSILKQRPEAAGHTFYATGTSMVLHPLSPYIPTVHLNYRYFEAGPVWWFGGGLDLTPYYGFREDATHLHNMLKQACDRHNPSYYQVFKPWCDEYFYLKHRQEMRGVGGVFFDYQDGTGQLYRGKNPEGNAARISNEIGDLAPRSWEEIFGFVQSCAGAFLPAYTEIVNRRRGMEWGDRQRNFQLYRRGRYVEFNLVYDRGTIFGLQTNGRTESILMSLPPLVRWDYDYAPEAGTPEAELYDVFIKPQDWATV; from the coding sequence ATGACTAGTACCGCCCCTGCATTGCCAAAGGTTCCCACCGATTCAAAGGAACGCATTAGCCAGTTTATGCAATCGCTGCAAGATGATATTTGCGCTGGCTTGGAAACCGTTGATGGTGGCGCTGAGTTTAAACAGGATACGTGGGAGCGGCCTGAAGGTGGTGGTGGTCGATCGAGAGTGATCGAAAATGGCAATATTTTTGAAAAGGGTGGCGTTAATTTCTCCGAGGTGTATGGCTCTCACCTGCCCCCCAGTATTCTTAAACAGCGCCCTGAAGCTGCTGGACATACTTTCTATGCCACGGGTACCTCAATGGTGTTGCATCCGCTCAGCCCCTATATTCCTACTGTGCATCTCAACTATCGCTACTTTGAAGCCGGCCCAGTGTGGTGGTTTGGTGGCGGCCTCGATCTCACTCCCTATTATGGGTTCCGCGAAGATGCTACCCATTTGCACAATATGCTAAAGCAGGCTTGCGATCGGCATAATCCCAGTTACTATCAGGTGTTCAAGCCCTGGTGTGATGAATATTTTTACCTCAAACATCGTCAGGAAATGCGCGGCGTGGGTGGAGTGTTCTTTGACTACCAGGATGGTACAGGGCAGCTTTATCGCGGTAAAAATCCCGAAGGCAATGCGGCCAGGATTAGTAATGAAATTGGCGATCTGGCTCCTCGTTCCTGGGAGGAGATTTTTGGGTTTGTGCAATCCTGTGCTGGTGCGTTTTTACCCGCCTATACAGAAATTGTCAATCGCCGCCGGGGCATGGAATGGGGCGATCGCCAGCGTAATTTCCAGCTCTATCGCCGTGGTCGCTATGTGGAATTTAATCTGGTCTACGATCGTGGTACTATTTTTGGCTTGCAGACCAATGGCCGCACCGAGTCGATTTTGATGTCATTGCCACCCCTGGTACGTTGGGATTATGACTATGCTCCTGAAGCAGGCACACCAGAGGCAGAGCTTTATGACGTGTTTATTAAGCCTCAGGATTGGGCTACTGTATAG
- a CDS encoding recombinase family protein produces the protein MARSQHKGTGSKKGDRLRASHALNRIQAMPPPGRPPYGYKRGKDGYVVDRAAVPVVREFFDHFLLYGSLRGAVRHIGQKFNKKISVSTGRYWLRNHTLRGDLAHQTEQETKIIRNTHKPIINREEAAQVDRLLRRNKSLPPRTASAPRSLAGLVSCASCSGKMTVISAKPAKVTQVNSSKSKNYLYLRYQQCPLQPKCKSIAYEQVLERVINKICQDLPQAVSGMGMSGLGRIKAQIEGAIAQKQDLINQLPALLESGILDAETADLRIYNLRTEMAKLEDQLAQLPPLNLPAIAKTLSIPQFWYDLSEAERRFYLREFIRSVQIDAREPENEIKIIFVF, from the coding sequence GTGGCGCGATCGCAGCATAAGGGCACTGGTAGCAAAAAAGGCGATCGCCTCCGTGCTAGTCATGCCCTCAATCGGATTCAAGCGATGCCGCCACCCGGTAGGCCACCCTACGGCTATAAGCGGGGTAAGGATGGCTATGTGGTCGATCGCGCTGCTGTGCCAGTGGTGCGCGAGTTTTTTGATCATTTTTTGCTCTATGGCTCCTTGCGGGGGGCGGTACGGCACATTGGCCAGAAGTTCAATAAAAAAATCTCGGTTTCAACTGGGCGCTACTGGTTGCGAAATCATACCCTGCGTGGCGATCTGGCTCACCAAACCGAGCAAGAAACCAAAATTATCCGCAATACCCACAAGCCGATCATCAACCGGGAAGAAGCGGCTCAGGTCGATCGCCTCTTGCGCCGGAATAAATCCTTACCACCGCGAACGGCCAGTGCCCCGCGATCGCTAGCTGGGTTGGTCAGTTGTGCTAGCTGCTCTGGCAAAATGACCGTGATTTCAGCCAAGCCTGCCAAGGTGACCCAGGTTAATTCCAGCAAATCTAAAAATTATTTATATTTGCGTTACCAGCAATGCCCGTTGCAACCAAAATGTAAATCGATCGCCTATGAGCAGGTATTAGAGCGGGTGATCAATAAAATTTGCCAGGATTTACCCCAGGCGGTTAGTGGCATGGGTATGTCGGGGTTGGGGCGAATTAAGGCGCAAATTGAGGGGGCGATCGCCCAGAAGCAAGATTTAATCAACCAGCTTCCTGCCCTATTAGAATCGGGTATCCTGGATGCAGAAACGGCGGATCTAAGGATTTATAATCTGCGTACCGAGATGGCGAAGCTGGAGGATCAATTGGCGCAACTGCCACCACTTAATCTACCGGCGATCGCTAAAACCCTCTCGATTCCTCAGTTCTGGTATGACCTCTCGGAGGCAGAACGGCGTTTTTATTTGCGTGAGTTTATTCGATCGGTGCAGATCGATGCAAGAGAGCCAGAGAATGAGATCAAGATTATTTTTGTGTTCTAA
- the fabI gene encoding enoyl-ACP reductase FabI — protein MLDLSGKTALVTGIANDRSIAWGIAQQLHQAGAKLGVTYLPDDRDRGKNKVTKLTADLSPSFVLPCDVQDDAQIDAMYAEIGKAWEKIDILVHCLAFAKKDELSGDFSNTSRDGFKLALDVSAFSLIRLCQGAKPMMTDGGSVITLTYIGGVKVVPNYNIMGIAKAALEMNVRYLAQEMGTQNVRVNGISAGPIRTLASSAVGDIHKMLHHFEEVAPLKRLVTQQEVGNIAAFLGSDLATAITGQIIYADCGYEIMGA, from the coding sequence ATGTTGGATTTAAGCGGCAAAACCGCACTGGTAACTGGCATCGCTAACGATCGCTCGATCGCCTGGGGCATTGCTCAACAACTACATCAAGCTGGTGCGAAGCTCGGCGTAACCTATTTGCCCGATGACCGCGATCGGGGCAAAAACAAGGTCACCAAGCTGACTGCGGATCTTTCGCCCAGTTTTGTCTTGCCCTGTGATGTGCAGGACGATGCCCAGATCGATGCCATGTACGCCGAGATTGGCAAAGCCTGGGAGAAGATCGATATTCTGGTGCATTGCCTTGCCTTTGCGAAAAAAGACGAGTTGTCGGGTGATTTTAGTAATACCTCCCGCGATGGCTTCAAGTTAGCGCTAGATGTGAGTGCTTTTTCGCTGATCCGGCTGTGTCAAGGTGCTAAGCCAATGATGACCGATGGCGGCAGTGTGATTACGCTCACCTATATTGGTGGGGTGAAGGTGGTGCCCAACTACAACATCATGGGGATCGCCAAGGCAGCGCTGGAGATGAATGTGCGTTATCTGGCTCAGGAAATGGGAACGCAGAATGTACGGGTAAATGGTATTTCTGCTGGCCCGATTAGAACCCTGGCTTCTTCGGCGGTGGGTGATATTCACAAAATGCTGCATCACTTTGAAGAGGTAGCACCATTGAAGCGCTTAGTAACTCAACAAGAGGTGGGTAATATTGCCGCATTCCTGGGTAGCGATCTGGCCACAGCGATCACGGGGCAGATTATTTATGCCGATTGCGGTTACGAGATTATGGGCGCTTAA
- a CDS encoding YggT family protein, whose protein sequence is MSFVITILAYTITLYLILLSIRVLLSWFPQVNWYNQPFAALSQITDPYLNIFRAIIPPLGGMDFSPILGFILLNMVVQALWQVSSPIGY, encoded by the coding sequence ATGTCTTTTGTGATTACAATCCTTGCTTACACGATCACCTTGTATTTGATTCTGCTATCGATCCGCGTTTTGCTAAGCTGGTTCCCGCAGGTAAATTGGTATAACCAACCCTTTGCCGCACTGAGCCAAATCACTGACCCCTATCTAAATATTTTCCGCGCCATCATTCCACCATTGGGGGGCATGGACTTCTCACCAATTTTGGGGTTTATTTTGCTAAACATGGTTGTTCAAGCCCTATGGCAGGTAAGTAGCCCAATTGGTTACTAG
- the htpG gene encoding molecular chaperone HtpG translates to MAEKGNITIHTENIFPIIKKALYSDRDIFLRELISNGVDAISKLKMVSYAGETTGDLPEPEINVTVDKEAKTITIADNGIGMTADEVKKYINQVAFSSAEEFVQKYTGAKDSDQQIIGHFGLGFYSSFMVASKVEIDTLSYQADAKPVRWSCDGTTEFELDDGDRTTVGTTITLHLQEDAEEFLDSGQVGGIIRKYCDFMPVKITLDGNEANKQKALWDRSPREITKEEYLEFYRYLYPFQEDPLFWIHLNTDYPFIIKGILYFPKIKADIDPNKGQIKLFSNHVFVSDNCEEVIPRFLLPLRGAIDSTDIPLNVSRSFLQGDRKVRRIQDYIAKKVADHLKGLFADEREEYLRCWQDIAMFMKFGSINNDKFYQQIKDILIYPSSSETAEITSADYGNYTTLSSYLERNKERHENRVFYTSDAVTQSTYVELHKNQGLEVITLDSFIDSHFVHFLEREYTDVKFSRVDAEIDPSLISDQSQAEVVDPTTNQTKSDRLQELFRNALDRPNLTIRTESLKVEDAATSPPAMILLPEEARRMQEMAALLQQTNADFPADHILLVNTAHPLVDNLLNLDKGSILLASGQTSESAELADMICKHVYDLALMAQKSFDAASMQDFLHRSHKLLTSLTSK, encoded by the coding sequence ATGGCTGAAAAAGGCAATATTACGATACATACCGAAAACATATTTCCGATTATTAAAAAAGCGCTCTATTCCGATCGGGATATTTTTCTGCGGGAGCTGATTTCCAATGGTGTTGACGCGATTAGCAAACTAAAAATGGTTTCCTATGCGGGGGAAACCACCGGCGATCTGCCAGAGCCAGAAATTAATGTGACCGTGGACAAGGAAGCAAAAACAATTACGATCGCTGACAATGGCATTGGCATGACCGCCGATGAGGTGAAGAAATATATCAACCAGGTGGCATTTTCTAGTGCTGAAGAATTTGTCCAGAAATATACTGGCGCAAAAGATAGCGATCAGCAAATTATTGGCCACTTTGGTCTGGGCTTCTATTCTTCATTTATGGTGGCCAGCAAAGTGGAGATCGATACGCTCTCCTATCAAGCTGATGCTAAGCCGGTGCGGTGGAGTTGTGATGGCACCACTGAGTTTGAACTGGACGATGGCGATCGCACTACTGTCGGCACTACGATCACGCTGCATTTGCAAGAAGATGCCGAGGAATTTTTGGACTCTGGGCAAGTGGGCGGTATCATCCGCAAATATTGCGATTTCATGCCGGTTAAAATCACCCTCGATGGTAACGAAGCCAATAAGCAAAAGGCGCTCTGGGATCGATCGCCCCGTGAGATTACCAAAGAAGAATATTTAGAGTTCTATCGCTATCTCTATCCCTTCCAGGAAGATCCGCTGTTTTGGATTCATCTCAATACTGACTATCCCTTTATTATCAAGGGCATCCTTTATTTCCCTAAAATTAAGGCCGACATCGATCCCAACAAGGGGCAAATCAAACTATTCAGTAATCATGTATTTGTGAGTGACAATTGCGAGGAAGTGATCCCGCGCTTTTTGCTGCCCTTGCGCGGGGCGATCGATAGTACGGATATTCCACTCAACGTGTCGCGCAGCTTCCTGCAGGGCGATCGGAAGGTACGCCGGATCCAGGATTACATTGCCAAAAAGGTGGCCGACCATCTCAAGGGACTATTTGCCGATGAGCGCGAAGAATATTTGCGGTGCTGGCAAGACATCGCCATGTTTATGAAGTTTGGCTCGATTAACAACGACAAGTTCTATCAGCAAATCAAAGATATTCTAATTTACCCCAGTTCCAGCGAGACAGCGGAGATTACCAGCGCTGATTATGGTAACTACACCACCCTGTCTAGTTATTTAGAACGAAATAAAGAACGCCATGAAAACCGCGTTTTCTACACCTCTGATGCGGTGACCCAGTCTACCTATGTGGAACTGCACAAGAATCAGGGCTTGGAGGTAATTACGCTCGATTCGTTTATTGACAGTCATTTTGTGCATTTCCTGGAGCGCGAATATACCGATGTGAAGTTCTCGCGGGTGGATGCGGAGATTGATCCTAGCCTGATTAGCGATCAGTCCCAAGCTGAGGTGGTTGATCCGACAACTAATCAAACCAAAAGCGATCGCCTCCAAGAGCTATTCCGCAACGCGCTGGATCGGCCCAACCTGACGATTCGCACCGAATCATTGAAGGTAGAAGATGCAGCCACTTCGCCACCCGCAATGATCCTGTTGCCAGAGGAAGCCCGCCGAATGCAAGAGATGGCGGCATTGTTGCAACAAACCAATGCTGATTTTCCCGCCGATCACATTTTGCTGGTGAATACGGCGCATCCGTTGGTGGATAATCTATTAAATCTTGATAAGGGCAGCATTTTGCTTGCCAGTGGCCAAACTTCGGAGTCGGCGGAATTGGCGGATATGATTTGTAAACATGTCTATGACCTGGCGCTGATGGCACAAAAGTCCTTTGATGCGGCGAGTATGCAGGATTTTTTGCATCGATCGCACAAGCTGCTAACTAGCCTGACTAGTAAATAA
- a CDS encoding cation:proton antiporter yields the protein MQEDFRLIVDLVTVLAAASIGGLVAAKLRLPVIIGYLLGGIVVGPTGMGLIKELIQVETLAQFGVAFLLFALGVEFSLGELKKVQAIALGGGSLQIASTIGITAIASTAFGMVTSPVQGIFLGAILSLSSTAVVLRSLMENDETDSAQGQVMLGILIVQDLALGLMLAVLPALDQPADVVAIAVAKAVLVTALFAGAAIAVGIWLIPPLLRMVARTESRELFLLSVIALCLVIALTTEHLGLSIEMGAFVAGLMISEVEYADQTLDYVEPLRDVFATLFFAAIGMLIDPLFLWENKGLIMGLVGIAMLGKFLIVTPLVVLFRYPARVAIAAGLGLAQIGEFSFVLASEGQKLGLVSRQLYLLILGTTAVTLILTPFLLQATPIVFDLLEKIPFMRAWLNKLDIPQEISPSAVLEEHVVVCGYGKVGQNIVGLLQARRYPILVIEQSETKLQMLRDQSIPYIYGNCSSPLILEKADVHHARSMVVSIGDAMNTRLCVQRALSLASELDIVAMAAEDGDIDSLYQLGAAEVVHPEFEASLELSTHLLLKMGESDQAVLNEINSVRSGRYADFRPDIACHLPAPMGPYSLLPEANESNLLITKNKQKKKKLKLGKPELSGDRRKNTTDRLESMPWAKQDQQKSRQVDPNSQPEHKKNQGKLNQASSLQPTQKSTQAAQAKRSQPTKQLQPKPGGSKSNLAEFESSSTH from the coding sequence GTGCAAGAAGACTTTAGGCTAATTGTAGATTTGGTTACCGTCCTAGCGGCTGCCTCGATCGGTGGATTGGTGGCAGCAAAACTGCGGCTACCGGTGATCATTGGTTATTTGCTCGGTGGGATTGTCGTTGGCCCCACTGGCATGGGCTTGATCAAGGAACTGATACAAGTAGAAACTCTGGCTCAGTTTGGCGTAGCATTTTTGCTATTTGCACTGGGGGTCGAGTTTTCGCTGGGAGAATTAAAAAAAGTGCAAGCGATCGCCCTGGGCGGTGGTTCCTTGCAAATCGCTTCTACAATTGGCATCACGGCAATTGCTTCTACGGCGTTCGGCATGGTCACCAGTCCGGTGCAGGGGATCTTCTTGGGCGCAATTCTGTCTTTGTCTTCGACGGCGGTGGTGTTGCGCAGTCTGATGGAAAATGACGAAACTGATTCTGCCCAGGGTCAGGTCATGTTGGGCATTTTGATTGTGCAGGATTTGGCCTTGGGATTAATGTTGGCGGTGTTGCCAGCGCTCGATCAGCCCGCTGATGTGGTGGCGATCGCCGTAGCCAAGGCAGTTTTAGTAACGGCATTGTTTGCAGGAGCAGCGATCGCAGTGGGGATCTGGTTGATTCCGCCTCTGTTACGAATGGTGGCACGCACCGAAAGTCGGGAGTTGTTTTTACTCAGTGTGATTGCCCTCTGCCTGGTAATTGCTCTGACGACTGAGCATTTGGGCTTATCGATCGAAATGGGTGCATTCGTAGCTGGTTTGATGATCTCCGAGGTGGAATATGCCGATCAAACCCTGGATTATGTAGAGCCGCTCCGCGATGTATTTGCGACGCTGTTTTTTGCGGCGATCGGTATGCTAATTGATCCGCTATTCTTGTGGGAAAACAAGGGCTTGATCATGGGGCTGGTAGGAATCGCCATGCTGGGTAAATTCTTGATCGTTACCCCACTAGTGGTGTTATTTCGCTATCCCGCCAGAGTAGCGATCGCGGCTGGTTTGGGGCTGGCGCAGATTGGTGAATTTTCGTTTGTGCTGGCCAGTGAAGGCCAAAAGCTGGGCTTAGTTTCCCGCCAACTCTATTTATTGATTTTGGGTACAACTGCAGTAACCTTAATCCTGACTCCATTCCTGCTACAAGCTACGCCGATCGTTTTTGACTTGCTCGAAAAAATCCCGTTCATGCGTGCCTGGTTAAACAAACTAGATATCCCCCAGGAGATTTCCCCATCTGCGGTACTAGAAGAACATGTGGTGGTTTGCGGCTATGGCAAGGTGGGGCAAAATATTGTTGGTCTTTTGCAGGCCAGGCGCTATCCAATTCTGGTGATCGAGCAGTCAGAAACCAAGCTGCAAATGCTGCGTGATCAATCGATCCCCTATATTTATGGCAATTGCTCCAGTCCATTGATTCTGGAGAAAGCCGATGTTCACCATGCCAGATCAATGGTGGTTTCGATCGGTGATGCCATGAATACAAGGCTATGTGTGCAAAGGGCGCTCTCTTTGGCTTCTGAGCTAGATATTGTGGCGATGGCAGCAGAAGATGGGGATATTGACTCGCTCTATCAATTGGGGGCAGCCGAGGTTGTCCACCCAGAGTTTGAAGCCAGTTTGGAGCTTTCTACCCACCTGCTATTAAAAATGGGTGAGAGCGACCAAGCGGTATTAAATGAGATCAATAGTGTTCGCAGCGGCCGTTATGCTGATTTCCGGCCTGATATTGCTTGCCATTTGCCAGCACCCATGGGTCCCTACAGTCTTTTGCCGGAGGCCAATGAGTCAAATCTTTTAATTACTAAGAATAAGCAGAAAAAGAAGAAATTAAAATTAGGCAAGCCAGAGCTATCGGGCGATCGCCGCAAAAATACCACCGATCGCCTTGAATCAATGCCCTGGGCCAAGCAAGACCAGCAAAAGTCCAGGCAGGTTGACCCTAATTCGCAACCAGAACATAAAAAGAACCAAGGAAAGTTAAATCAGGCTAGTTCCTTGCAGCCAACTCAGAAATCAACTCAGGCTGCTCAAGCAAAGCGATCGCAACCGACTAAGCAACTTCAACCTAAACCTGGTGGCTCAAAGTCCAACTTAGCTGAGTTTGAATCTAGCTCTACCCATTAG
- a CDS encoding GFA family protein, producing MAFKTYQGGCHCGAVRFAVRVDRHEVVDCNCSICQKKGFLHLIVPPEQFELIQGADALSTYTFNTGIAKHHFCSTCGIHPFYRPRSHPDQYDVNARCLDNDAVQQFAIKPFDGKNWEQNLDSIR from the coding sequence ATGGCATTTAAAACTTACCAGGGAGGCTGTCATTGTGGCGCAGTGCGTTTTGCGGTCAGGGTCGATCGCCATGAGGTAGTCGATTGCAATTGCTCTATTTGCCAAAAGAAAGGATTTTTGCATTTAATTGTGCCGCCGGAGCAATTTGAACTGATCCAGGGGGCTGATGCCCTGAGTACCTACACCTTTAATACTGGCATTGCCAAGCATCACTTTTGTAGCACCTGCGGTATTCATCCGTTCTATCGACCCCGATCGCACCCCGATCAATATGATGTCAATGCCCGTTGTTTGGACAATGATGCAGTGCAGCAATTTGCAATTAAGCCTTTTGATGGCAAAAACTGGGAGCAAAATTTAGATAGTATTCGCTAG
- the argF gene encoding ornithine carbamoyltransferase, producing the protein MSNLKGRDLLGIADLSSDELNQLLTLAKSLKVGDPGPDFSQKSLGLLFKKASTRTRVSFSVAMHQLRGHVIDLYPNVTQVSRGEPVEDTARVLDRYVDVLAIRTFDQSELETFAKYCQIPIINALTDLEHPCQTIADLQTVAETFGKVAGLTMTYVGDGNNVAHSLMLGCALVGMNVRVAAPAGFLPDPTIVAQAEAIAKQVNNSEVIVTNDPKAAVEGAQAIYTDVWASMGQESEADDRIPVFKSYQVNQELMALADKEAIVLHCLPAHRGEEITAEVIEGAQSRVWDQAENRLHAQKALLVSVL; encoded by the coding sequence ATGAGCAATCTAAAAGGACGCGACTTACTTGGCATTGCCGACCTCAGCAGTGATGAGCTTAATCAATTGCTCACCCTGGCCAAATCATTAAAAGTGGGTGATCCGGGGCCAGATTTTAGTCAAAAGAGTCTGGGATTATTGTTTAAAAAAGCTTCTACCCGCACCAGGGTCAGCTTTTCGGTAGCGATGCATCAGTTGCGGGGGCATGTGATCGACCTATATCCCAATGTGACCCAGGTAAGTCGAGGTGAGCCAGTTGAGGATACAGCCAGGGTACTCGATCGCTACGTTGATGTTTTGGCGATCCGTACCTTTGATCAATCGGAGCTGGAAACCTTTGCTAAATATTGCCAAATCCCGATTATCAATGCCCTGACTGATTTGGAGCATCCCTGCCAGACGATCGCTGATTTGCAAACGGTGGCCGAAACCTTCGGCAAGGTGGCTGGGTTAACTATGACCTATGTGGGCGATGGTAATAATGTGGCGCATTCTTTGATGCTGGGTTGTGCGCTGGTGGGGATGAATGTGCGGGTTGCTGCGCCAGCAGGATTTTTGCCAGATCCAACGATCGTGGCACAGGCGGAGGCGATCGCCAAACAGGTCAATAATTCAGAAGTGATTGTCACCAACGACCCCAAGGCGGCGGTTGAGGGCGCTCAGGCAATTTATACGGATGTGTGGGCGAGCATGGGGCAGGAATCGGAAGCGGACGATCGCATTCCGGTTTTCAAGTCCTATCAGGTGAATCAAGAGCTGATGGCCTTGGCGGACAAAGAGGCGATCGTATTGCATTGTCTGCCTGCCCATCGCGGTGAGGAAATTACCGCCGAGGTGATCGAGGGGGCTCAATCACGGGTGTGGGATCAGGCGGAAAACCGTTTACATGCGCAAAAGGCTTTGCTGGTGAGTGTGCTTTAA
- the glyS gene encoding glycine--tRNA ligase subunit beta encodes MATFLLEVGTEELPASFVTSALAQWQKVIPAVLGDRYLLDPATADQHVKVYGTPRRLAVVISGLPDRQPDRTLEAKGPALAAAFVDDKPTKAAIGFARSRGVDIADLEIKETAKGKFIFALQEIIGQPTTEILAELAPSWITDLEGPRQMRWGDRELKFTRPIRWLVALFDQKILPLELEGLTSDRCSRGHRVLHPRDVIIDTAADYAATLKEAFVIADVAERKQLIQIQIKAVTELIAAKAEIPDSLLDEVNQLVEWPTAVVGNFDAEFLNLPAEVIKTEMISHQRYFPMNSLEDPTQLMPYFITISNGNPEKSRLIADGNGRVIRARLADGKFFYDADRQHPLETFLPRLSTVTFQEKLGSVAQKVERIRAIATAVVDATANLELAPAEQKKVDRTAQLCKADLVSQMVYEFPELQGVMGQYYAQASGEDQLVAQGIMEHYLPRGAGDDLPQSLTGKLVAISDRLDTLVGIYGIGIIPSGSRDPFALRRAATGVVQIAWDSNLAIDLTKLLPAVIEVYAKQDVLTEPTEKLLSNLYHWFQQRCDTLLQEAGVDYDLVNAVFGDKDPEYATQALTNLALLRDRALFLQQARQDKTLDGIYEVVNRATKLATQGDLATDLLRVEKVVDQTLLSEPAEQELFQAIAQLPADPSFDQLLASIVAIAPTLAKFFDHVLVMVEDEKVKQNRLNMLGIIRNYSRILADFSAIVSS; translated from the coding sequence ATGGCCACATTTTTACTTGAAGTTGGCACCGAAGAGTTACCAGCTAGTTTTGTAACCAGTGCCCTGGCGCAGTGGCAAAAAGTTATTCCCGCTGTTTTAGGCGATCGCTACCTGCTCGATCCCGCCACCGCCGATCAGCACGTTAAGGTATATGGTACGCCACGTCGCCTTGCGGTCGTAATCAGTGGCCTGCCCGATCGACAGCCCGATCGCACCCTTGAGGCAAAAGGACCGGCTCTGGCTGCCGCTTTTGTTGATGACAAACCCACCAAAGCCGCCATTGGGTTTGCCCGATCGCGTGGGGTTGATATTGCCGATTTAGAAATCAAAGAAACGGCCAAGGGTAAGTTTATCTTTGCCCTGCAGGAAATTATTGGCCAACCCACCACCGAAATTTTAGCGGAGCTGGCTCCCTCCTGGATTACTGATCTAGAAGGGCCAAGGCAAATGCGCTGGGGCGATCGAGAACTCAAGTTTACCCGCCCAATCCGCTGGCTGGTGGCTTTGTTTGATCAAAAGATTTTGCCGCTGGAGCTAGAAGGCCTGACCAGCGATCGGTGTAGTCGTGGTCATCGGGTGTTGCATCCCCGTGATGTAATCATTGATACTGCTGCTGATTATGCCGCCACACTCAAAGAAGCCTTTGTGATTGCTGATGTGGCTGAACGCAAACAATTAATCCAAATCCAGATCAAGGCTGTAACTGAATTAATTGCCGCCAAAGCCGAGATCCCAGATTCACTCCTGGATGAGGTAAATCAGTTAGTAGAATGGCCAACGGCTGTGGTTGGTAATTTCGATGCCGAATTTTTGAATTTACCGGCTGAAGTAATTAAAACTGAGATGATCAGCCATCAGCGCTACTTCCCGATGAATTCGCTGGAAGATCCGACGCAGCTAATGCCCTATTTTATTACGATTTCCAATGGTAATCCGGAAAAGTCTCGCCTGATTGCCGATGGTAATGGTCGGGTGATCCGAGCCAGGCTGGCGGATGGTAAGTTTTTCTATGATGCCGATCGCCAACATCCCCTGGAAACTTTCCTGCCCCGATTGTCCACGGTTACTTTCCAGGAAAAACTAGGTTCAGTAGCTCAGAAGGTAGAACGGATCAGGGCGATCGCCACAGCAGTAGTTGATGCAACTGCCAATCTGGAGTTAGCCCCAGCCGAGCAAAAGAAAGTCGATCGCACCGCCCAACTTTGCAAAGCCGATCTGGTGAGCCAGATGGTCTATGAATTCCCTGAATTACAAGGCGTGATGGGACAATATTATGCCCAGGCCAGCGGTGAAGATCAATTGGTGGCGCAGGGGATCATGGAGCATTATTTACCCCGTGGCGCAGGGGATGATTTACCGCAAAGCCTGACCGGAAAGCTGGTGGCAATTAGCGATCGCCTGGATACGCTGGTGGGCATCTATGGCATTGGCATCATTCCCAGTGGCTCGCGCGATCCCTTTGCACTCAGGAGAGCCGCTACAGGCGTGGTGCAAATTGCCTGGGATAGTAATCTGGCGATCGACCTGACCAAGCTACTCCCCGCCGTGATTGAGGTTTATGCCAAGCAGGATGTTTTAACTGAGCCAACGGAGAAACTACTGAGCAATCTTTACCACTGGTTTCAACAGCGTTGCGACACCCTTTTGCAAGAAGCTGGGGTTGACTATGATCTGGTGAATGCGGTGTTTGGCGACAAAGATCCTGAATACGCCACCCAGGCTCTGACTAATCTGGCGCTGTTGCGCGATCGGGCTCTATTTTTACAACAAGCGCGCCAGGACAAAACCTTAGATGGTATTTACGAAGTGGTCAATCGTGCCACCAAACTAGCTACCCAGGGGGATCTGGCCACTGATTTGCTCAGGGTTGAAAAGGTTGTCGATCAAACGCTGTTAAGCGAGCCAGCGGAGCAGGAATTATTTCAGGCGATCGCCCAACTTCCTGCCGATCCCAGCTTTGATCAACTATTGGCATCGATCGTAGCGATCGCGCCTACCCTAGCAAAATTCTTTGATCATGTGTTGGTGATGGTGGAAGACGAAAAGGTCAAACAAAACCGCTTGAATATGCTGGGGATTATTCGTAATTACAGCCGCATTTTGGCGGACTTTAGTGCGATCGTCTCTTCTTAA